From a single Maylandia zebra isolate NMK-2024a linkage group LG3, Mzebra_GT3a, whole genome shotgun sequence genomic region:
- the zgc:101810 gene encoding actin-related protein 2-A — MDSQGRKVVVSDNGTGFVKCGFAGSNFPKHIFPALVGRPIIRSSARVGNIEIKDLMVGEEASECRSMLEMSYPMENGMVRCWEDMLHLWDYTFGSECLDINPKECKILLTEPPMNPTKNREKIAEIMFEKYQFYGIYVAIQAVLTLYAQGLLTGVVVDSGDGVTHICPVYEGFSLPHLTRRLDIAGRDVTRYLIKLLLLRGYAFNHTADFETVRMLKEKLCYVAYNIEQEQHLATETTYLVETFTLPDGRQVKVGGERFGAPEALFQPHLINVEGAGVAELLFNTIQAADIDLRADFYKHIVLSGGTTMYPGLPSRLEREIKQLYLERVLKGDTEKLSKFKIRIEDPPRRKHMVFMGGAVLANIMKDKESFWMTRQEYQEKGLGVLQKLGGGVR, encoded by the exons ATGGACAGCCAGGGGAGGAAAGTGGTGGTCAGTGACAATGGGACAGGG TTTGTCAAGTGTGGTTTTGCCGGCTCCAACTTCCCAAAGCACATCTTCCCGGCCCTGGTGGGCCGGCCAATCATACGATCATCCGCCAGAGTGGGCAACATCGAGATAAAG GACCTAATGGTGGGAGAAGAGGCCAGCGAGTGTCGCTCCATGCTAGAGATGTCCTACCCCATGGAGAATGGCATGGTGCGCTGCTGGGAGGACATGCTCCACCTGTGGGACTACACCTTTGGCTCAGAATGCCTGGACATCAACCCAAAAGAATGCAAG ATCCTACTGACTGAGCCGCCCATGAACCCAACCAAAAACCGCGAGAAAATCGCTGAAATCATGTTTGAGAAGTACCAGTTCTACGGCATCTACGTGGCCATCCAGGCCGTGCTCACTCTGTACGCTCAGG GTTTGCTTACCGGTGTTGTAGTTGACTCAGGAGACGGCGTCACCCACATCTGTCCAGTGTACGAGGGCTTCTCTTTGCCCCACCTTACACGCAGGCTGGACATCGCAGGACGTGATGTCACACGCTACCTCATTAAG CTCCTGCTACTTCGCGGCTACGCCTTCAACCACACTGCTGACTTTGAGACCGTGCGCATGCTGAAGGAGAAGCTCTGCTATGTGGCATACAACATTGAGCAAGAGCAGCATTTGGCCACAGAGACCACTTACCTGGTGGAGACATTCACA CTTCCTGATGGCAGGCAGGTGAAGGTGGGCGGAGAACGATTCGGGGCTCCTGAAGCTCTTTTCCAGCCTCATCTCATCAACGTGGAGGGAGCTGGAGTAGCCGAGCTGCTGTTTAACACCATCCAGGCTGCAGACATTGACCTCAG GGCCGACTTCTATAAGCACATTGTTCTGTCCGGGGGGACCACCATGTACCCGGGCCTCCCATCCAGGCTCGAGAGGGAGATCAAGCAGCTCTACCTGGAAAGAGTGCTCAAGGGAGACACTGAGAAACTATCA AAGTTCAAGATCCGAATCGAGGACCCTCCCAGGAGAAAACACATGGTGTTCATGGGCGGTGCTGTGCTGGCTAACATCATGAAAGACAAAGAATCCTTCTGGATGACTAGACAAGAATACCAGGAGAAAGGCCTGGGAGTGCTGCAGAAGCTGGGAGGTGGagtcagataa
- the six7 gene encoding SIX homeobox 7 has translation MFPLPMFTPDQVARVCENLEETGDIERLGRFLWSLPAAVPGSAGEALNRHESIMRARALVAFHGGNFEALYQILQSHRFTRESHAKLQDLWLDAHYREAERLRGRPLGPVEKYRIRKKFPLPRTIWDGEQKTHCFKERTRSLLREWYLQDPYPNPSRKRHLAQATGLTPTQVGNWFKNRRQRDRAASAKNRLQQDPSLLPSESSPNGSLQGHHHHPRLLPASPRHPGSPEASDCSTEPEPRGTGASTPEISVSSDSEFES, from the exons ATGTTCCCCCTGCCGATGTTCACACCGGACCAGGTAGCTCGGGTGTGCGAGAACCTGGAGGAGACCGGGGATATCGAGCGCCTCGGTCGGTTCCTCTGGTCCCTGCCAGCCGCCGTCCCTGGTTCCGCCGGGGAAGCGCTCAATCGACACGAGTCCATAATGCGAGCCAGAGCGCTGGTCGCGTTTCATGGAGGGAACTTCGAGGCTCTTTACCAAATCCTGCAGAGTCACCGTTTCACGCGCGAGTCTCACGCCAAGCTGCAAGACCTGTGGCTGGACGCGCATTACCGAGAGGCAGAGAGGCTCCGTGGGAGACCCCTGGGCCCGGTGGAGAAGTACCGCATCCGCAAGAAGTTCCCGCTGCCCCGCACCATCTGGGACGGCGAGCAGAAGACGCACTGCTTCAAG GAAAGAACTCGCAGTTTGCTACGAGAGTGGTATCTCCAAGATCCGTATCCTAATCCGTCCAGGAAACGCCACCTGGCCCAGGCCACCGGGCTCACACCTACGCAAGTCGGGAACTGGTTCAAGAACCGCCGGCAAAGAGACAGAGCTGCCTCAGCAAAGAACAG GCTGCAGCAGGATCCTTCCCTCCTGCCCTCTGAAAGCTCTCCCAACGGCTCCCTCCAGGGACACCACCATCACCCCCGCCTGCTGCCCGCCTCCCCTCGCCACCCGGGCAGCCCCGAGGCCAGCGACTGCAGCACAGAGCCCGAGCCCAGAGGAACCGGGGCCTCCACCCCGGAGATCTCCGTCAGCAGCGACAGCGAGTTTGAGTCTTGA